The genomic segment TCGCGGGAACACTCGACCTCGAAAAAACCTTAAACCGTACGGCTCAGACACTTTCCAAGCTTTTGAAATCCGACTACGCTTCGATATCTCTGATAGACGAAGTCAGCCTCGTGCGCTGCTGGGAAATGGAGCAGTGCGCCGAAGAACAATGCCCGGCCCATGAATCGGAAAACCTCGAGTGCTGGACGGTGAGTGGAACACACTGCCGCAAAGAGATTCAGGGGACGTTCAAAGAGAAGATTACCGAGTGCGTAAAATGCCGCGTCTTCAGAAATATAACCGTCAAGACAGCCGCACTCAGCGGAGTCCGGGAGCCGAACCTCCTTGGCTCCAATGTACAAAGCGGCAATACGGCTTGCGGGAGGGCGATGCTCTCCCTTAAGCCGGTCGTTTCAGGCGTCGGTCAAGACGACCACTCTGAAATCGACCTGCGGCAAATAGCAAACGACTGCCTTACTCAAATCAGCATTCCGCTCATTGCAAAGCAGCGGGTTCTCGGAACTATGGCATTTGGCTTCAGGTCCAAGCAAACTTTCGACGAACACACTCTGCGCCTAACAACCGGTCTCTCGGATCAGCTCGCCCTCGGCATCGAAAACGCGATTATGCACAAGAAAAGCATACAGGCGGCCAACGAGGCTCGGATGCTTTATAGGGCCGGAGAAGCAATGGGCGCGACCATCGACAAGAGCGATATTTCTGGCCTGTTGATCGAGTACGTCTTAGATGCGCTTCAGTCTGACGGTGGAATCGTCCTCCTGCTCAACGACGAAAACGGCCGACTAGAAGTCGCGGCACGAAAGAACTTCGGCAAGATCATGCTCCAAGCGTTTGGAAAAACACCGAGTAGCGGAATTGTTGGAGCGGTACTCAACGAAAGCAAACCCCTCCTTATCGATAGACGTATTTCACGCTCGCGATTGGACGCCGACAGCGAAAACATCCCTTTCTCCTCAGCGATGTGCGCGCCCCTACAGTATCGCGGCACAATCTTTGGCGTAGTCGGTACGCTCTCCTTAGCGGAGAAAAACTTTACCTACAGCGACCTCCGGCTTTTCACCACGCTCAGCAATCTCGCAGGCGCGGCGATGCACAACGCCGAACTCTTCGACAAGCTCAGCGGCTTTTATATCGATTCCGTCAAAGCTTTAGTCGAGGCAATTGAAGCGAAAGACAGCTACACCAGAGGCCATTCAGAAAATGTCGCGCATTTGGCTGTAGCTATCGCACACAAGCTTGGCCTCGATGCAAACGCCATCGAAGAACTGCAAACCTCGGCGCTCCTACACGATATCGGTAAAATAGGCATACGCGACCAGGTTCTCAGCAAACCGGGTAAACTCGACAAAGCCGAGTTTGAGCACATTCGGGAACATCCGCGCATTGCGCACCAGATAATCGGCCGCATACCGGCCTTTAAAAATATCGCCGAGATAATCCTCCACCATCACGAGCGTTATGACGGCAACGGCTATGTGCTGGGCCTTGCGGGCGAAGATATCCCGCTCGGGTCACGAGTCCTGGCGGTAGCCGACACTTTCGATTCCATCACATCGAGCCGACCTTACCGTACCGCGGAATCTATAGAATTCGCCAAGACTGAGCTGCTCAAGAATTCCGGTACTCAGTTCGACCCCGCTATCGTCGAGATATTCGTAGAAATACTCGATAGCGGCTACATCGAGGCGCGAAGCGAAGCATCGGATGTTCGCCCGTCTAGTGTTGTTAATGGCTTGGATTAACCTACGCTTAAATATATGAGATATTGTTCCATAACGATGCGTCAATGGCTAATAAATAGGGCAAGACAGCCGATACCAAGAATAATACTATATGTATACTGGTATGGGTATTTTATCGTTGGCCATAAGGGGTGGAGTATTTAGTGTCTGTGCTTATAATCGCGGGAAGCATAATCATCATGTTATGCGCGCTCAACCGTTATAGAAAATGTATGTCCCTCATCGAAGAAGTCCACTACAGCAAAAACTGGAAACTGCTCCTGGCGCTGATATGGTTTTTCATCGTTGCATATGCCGTATACGGCTACTCGCTTATCGCAGGCTACCAAATCTCAAACCAGCGATCCATGATCACGGCTATCTTGTTCTTAGGCTCGGTCTTCGTGTTCTTCATAACAAACTTGAATCATAAAATCTTCTCCCAGGTAGCCAAGCTTAACAAAGAAATCAGACGCCACGTTGACCATCTCGAGGAAGAGGTCAAGCTCAGAACCGAAGAACTCGAGACATTGTCGGTCACCGACAACCTCACCGGCCTTTTCAACCAGCGACATTTCTATAGGAAGCTCGAAGAAGAATCATACCGCGCAAATCGACAAAACGGTCAGGTTTTTCTACTCCTTTTCGACGTTGACAAGTTCAAAGACTATAACGACGCGTACGGCCATCTTGCGGGCGACAAGGCGCTGCAAATCGTCGGTAAGACCATTACGGAAAGCATCCGTACCCATATCGATACCGGCTGCCGGTACGGCGGCGACGAATTTACAGTTATCCTCCCCGACCTCGATCGGGAGCAAGCTCTGGTGGTAGCCCGGCGGATCCTTAACAAGCTAAATGAATACGACATCCAAACAAGTATGGGCCTCATCCCGTGCCGCGGGTGCGACAGTAAAAACCCGAAACGCTTTCTCAAGCTCGCGGACCAGGCAATGTACGCCGCAAAAAAAGAGGGCGGCAACCGCATAAAGCTATACATGCCGACGGACGAAGAATCCACCGATGAGACCACTAATAACACTAATTACACTAATGCCGCCGCCAAATGGTCTTGCATCTAGAGCGCCCCTACTAAGAGCGTCCCTTGGGCCATACCAAAATAAAGCATTCTAGCCGTCGTTGTCGCCTACCCTCCCATTTTATCTGGATAGTGCGGCTCTAAAATGTTATAATTAAGAGCAGTGCCCCTCAGCCAGTTCGCGCAAACCCGGCAAGGAGGTCGCTGTGTTAAAAAGGATTACTATATTAGTATTCGCATCTTTTGTAGCACTTTCACTAACGGCTTGCGGAACCAAAGAACAACCCGTTAAAGGTAAAGGTGTTTCCGCATCTTTTGGCCTGTTCAAATCGGAACAATTCACACCCACGGATGTTTGCGTCACTTGCCATGTGGAGATTTATAGCCAATGGAGCGGCTCGATGCACAACAACGCCTATAAAGACCCCATCTTCCAGAAAGTCTATCAGTTTGCGGTAGAAGACACCGACGGGGATCGCGTTGTCGAAGATTTCTGCATTGTCTGCCATAACCCGGTAGGCTTTATGTCGGGCGAAATACCTCCCCCGGACGGATCCAAATTGAGCGAAATCGCAAAAAACGGTATCCAATGCGACTTCTGCCACACAGTTTCCGCGTCTACCGGCATCGGAAACTTCGCGGTCAAATCTTCACCGGGCAACACGAAAAGAGCGCAGTTTAAAGACGCGGTCTCACCCTATCATGAGACCGAGTTCTCGGGGCTCCATAC from the Actinomycetota bacterium genome contains:
- a CDS encoding GAF domain-containing protein, giving the protein PPPPLSARQHSTWSSYRLYILYTIIAGMLVIVVGPMLGYFMTRGITSPTRERQIQGSKAELREWGERLERQVDERTNELRHANKELARRIEETGAYLEITRIFAGTLDLEKTLNRTAQTLSKLLKSDYASISLIDEVSLVRCWEMEQCAEEQCPAHESENLECWTVSGTHCRKEIQGTFKEKITECVKCRVFRNITVKTAALSGVREPNLLGSNVQSGNTACGRAMLSLKPVVSGVGQDDHSEIDLRQIANDCLTQISIPLIAKQRVLGTMAFGFRSKQTFDEHTLRLTTGLSDQLALGIENAIMHKKSIQAANEARMLYRAGEAMGATIDKSDISGLLIEYVLDALQSDGGIVLLLNDENGRLEVAARKNFGKIMLQAFGKTPSSGIVGAVLNESKPLLIDRRISRSRLDADSENIPFSSAMCAPLQYRGTIFGVVGTLSLAEKNFTYSDLRLFTTLSNLAGAAMHNAELFDKLSGFYIDSVKALVEAIEAKDSYTRGHSENVAHLAVAIAHKLGLDANAIEELQTSALLHDIGKIGIRDQVLSKPGKLDKAEFEHIREHPRIAHQIIGRIPAFKNIAEIILHHHERYDGNGYVLGLAGEDIPLGSRVLAVADTFDSITSSRPYRTAESIEFAKTELLKNSGTQFDPAIVEIFVEILDSGYIEARSEASDVRPSSVVNGLD
- a CDS encoding GGDEF domain-containing protein, with protein sequence MSVLIIAGSIIIMLCALNRYRKCMSLIEEVHYSKNWKLLLALIWFFIVAYAVYGYSLIAGYQISNQRSMITAILFLGSVFVFFITNLNHKIFSQVAKLNKEIRRHVDHLEEEVKLRTEELETLSVTDNLTGLFNQRHFYRKLEEESYRANRQNGQVFLLLFDVDKFKDYNDAYGHLAGDKALQIVGKTITESIRTHIDTGCRYGGDEFTVILPDLDREQALVVARRILNKLNEYDIQTSMGLIPCRGCDSKNPKRFLKLADQAMYAAKKEGGNRIKLYMPTDEESTDETTNNTNYTNAAAKWSCI